The following proteins are encoded in a genomic region of Cystobacter fuscus DSM 2262:
- a CDS encoding ATP-binding protein, which translates to MAWQNALPPSPIKMGPEDIIDLFHIHDRSPSSREKATARRSLSLALLLTGVVGVLLTIGLLDVDRRARHGQEQEALVQQKARTQELASELGTTLRGAEQLMDTLAVLVGPLQEKRALEELMRRVLASAPQSTYGLGVWFEPEQFVPGTRYMGPYLHREEARRGGLPLLTYEWSTPAYDYFRRPWYQQARASGGRIVISEPYVEEDQAYETLSRAFFDDQGRLRGVVSVDLFLPQVTEMVRHANLSPSEILYVASPAGALLAHPSEEQLLTWARARGKPVRSLCELTLVELRTWEHEQELDRGRHLTEVSVPQAGWRVFASTDEGVLFKAVRRQEAWVVALCVMLWGGLGASGLAMARSERALALRRTLAERQRQEEERQRLLAQVRQRSAELQAILEGMVDAVIVTDAVGVITLANRAALKLFGQAMLEGTRLDSVYPHHRPRGLDGQDLPFEELPMVRSLRGEQVSDTDLIITGPQAPRQLVLRLNSAPIRDESGRVIAAVSVARDITQAIELERLQGDFVRMAAHELKTPLTVMKSFAQLSRRAENPASTPSRLLEGICRGVDRMDRLVRTLLDASQLQSGQLRFEKESVELRALVETAIARTHANHPNNPIHLQPAPETWVFGDRARLVQVLAELLDNAARYSPVGQGVEVAVTPDGDAVEISIHDQGIGIPAEQRERIFERFYRAHAGTPHDRGGLGLGLFLARGIVLQHGGRLELESREGEGTRVRLRLPRLGRRKIAARARDTDVRGFREG; encoded by the coding sequence ATGGCTTGGCAGAACGCTCTTCCGCCCTCACCCATCAAGATGGGACCGGAGGACATCATCGACCTGTTTCACATCCACGATCGCTCCCCCTCGAGCCGCGAGAAGGCAACCGCGCGCCGGTCGCTCTCGCTCGCCCTGCTGCTGACGGGGGTGGTGGGGGTGCTGCTCACGATCGGACTGCTCGATGTCGACAGGAGAGCCCGCCACGGCCAGGAGCAAGAGGCCCTGGTCCAACAGAAGGCCCGCACCCAGGAGCTGGCCTCGGAGCTGGGCACCACGCTGCGTGGCGCCGAGCAGCTCATGGATACCCTGGCCGTGCTCGTGGGCCCCCTTCAGGAGAAGCGGGCGCTCGAGGAGTTGATGCGCCGCGTACTGGCCTCCGCACCGCAGAGCACCTACGGGCTCGGGGTGTGGTTCGAGCCCGAGCAGTTCGTGCCAGGGACGCGCTACATGGGGCCCTACCTCCACCGGGAGGAGGCGAGACGTGGAGGTCTTCCCCTCCTCACCTATGAGTGGTCCACGCCCGCCTACGACTACTTCCGGAGGCCCTGGTACCAGCAGGCGCGCGCGAGCGGGGGCCGCATCGTCATCTCCGAGCCCTACGTCGAAGAGGACCAGGCCTACGAGACGCTCTCGAGGGCCTTCTTCGACGACCAGGGCCGGCTGCGAGGGGTGGTGAGCGTGGACCTCTTCCTCCCCCAGGTCACGGAGATGGTCCGCCATGCCAACCTGTCTCCCTCGGAGATCCTCTATGTCGCGAGCCCCGCTGGCGCGCTCCTCGCCCACCCGAGCGAGGAGCAGTTGCTCACCTGGGCACGAGCGCGAGGCAAACCCGTGCGGTCCCTGTGCGAGCTCACCCTCGTGGAGCTGCGGACGTGGGAACACGAACAGGAGCTGGACCGGGGACGGCACCTCACCGAGGTGAGCGTCCCCCAGGCGGGCTGGAGGGTCTTCGCTTCGACGGACGAAGGCGTGCTGTTCAAGGCGGTGCGCCGGCAAGAGGCGTGGGTGGTGGCCCTGTGCGTGATGCTCTGGGGAGGGCTGGGGGCGAGCGGCCTGGCCATGGCCCGCTCGGAACGGGCCCTCGCCCTGAGACGCACACTCGCCGAGCGCCAGCGTCAGGAGGAGGAGCGGCAGCGGCTGCTCGCCCAGGTACGGCAGCGCTCGGCGGAGCTCCAGGCCATCCTCGAAGGCATGGTCGATGCCGTCATCGTGACCGATGCCGTGGGAGTCATCACCCTCGCCAACCGGGCCGCGCTGAAGCTCTTCGGGCAGGCGATGCTCGAGGGGACCCGGCTGGACTCCGTGTATCCGCACCATCGCCCCCGGGGGCTGGACGGGCAGGACCTTCCTTTCGAGGAGCTGCCCATGGTCCGCTCCCTGCGAGGCGAGCAGGTGAGCGACACGGATCTCATCATCACCGGGCCCCAAGCGCCCCGGCAGCTCGTCCTCCGGCTGAACTCCGCGCCCATCCGCGACGAGTCGGGCCGTGTCATCGCCGCGGTGTCGGTGGCGCGCGACATCACCCAGGCCATCGAGCTGGAGCGCCTCCAGGGAGACTTCGTGAGGATGGCCGCGCACGAGCTGAAGACGCCCCTGACGGTGATGAAGTCCTTCGCGCAGCTCTCCCGACGCGCGGAAAACCCCGCCTCCACGCCAAGCCGGTTGCTCGAGGGCATCTGCCGCGGCGTGGATCGCATGGATCGGTTGGTGCGGACGCTGCTCGATGCCTCGCAACTCCAGAGTGGCCAGTTGCGCTTCGAGAAGGAGTCGGTGGAGTTGCGGGCGCTGGTGGAAACAGCCATCGCACGGACCCATGCCAATCACCCGAACAATCCCATCCACCTCCAGCCGGCTCCCGAGACGTGGGTGTTCGGAGATCGCGCGCGGTTGGTGCAGGTGCTCGCCGAGTTGCTCGACAATGCCGCACGCTACTCACCCGTGGGCCAGGGCGTGGAGGTGGCCGTCACTCCCGACGGTGACGCGGTGGAGATCTCCATTCACGACCAGGGCATTGGCATCCCGGCGGAACAACGGGAGCGGATTTTCGAACGCTTCTACCGGGCCCATGCGGGCACGCCCCATGATCGCGGGGGACTGGGGCTGGGATTGTTCCTGGCCCGGGGCATCGTGCTGCAACACGGTGGCCGCCTGGAATTGGAGAGCCGCGAGGGAGAGGGAACCCGCGTACGTTTGCGTCTGCCTCGTCTGGGCAGGCGGAAAATAGCAGCTCGGGCGCGAGACACGGACGTGCGGGGCTTCCGGGAGGGCTGA
- a CDS encoding DUF5953 family protein, producing MDWDPRYANLQRAAKLPWTDGGRCAVREASEPWPVLAERCYQALDHDRLEFHDLTGRCSVASAGAAAMGLGVCVLAAPEIIVGAVVVAGVVVVGFAISEALEAYEKRGRPQVRPGAEMTEKRKKMTLIVYAPALVGDDSRPVAVVHGMERVFPGPRLGWTTSLDGQRTLLANRDAWLAQQRMDREFPLLHNGDERAFVSVYGTEAPATSSPGGQAQLEIHAKLPLSPEGIAAAADVLEAVAETARAYWGHATPSKASLDIARQTKNRPDDLEPPPRGLPMIKSPGAMRSPEIPHRLGWLSYWSAAAARAIGFPDPSRDAELLSRSRRTATGGWVVQLTDAPLDLDNPAHLDALKRAYERFPEIGGRSAS from the coding sequence GTGGACTGGGACCCGAGGTATGCCAACCTCCAGCGAGCGGCGAAGCTGCCCTGGACGGACGGGGGGCGGTGCGCCGTCCGCGAAGCTTCCGAGCCCTGGCCCGTGCTGGCGGAGCGGTGCTATCAGGCCCTCGACCATGACCGGCTCGAGTTTCACGACCTCACGGGACGATGCTCGGTGGCCTCCGCGGGCGCTGCGGCCATGGGGCTCGGGGTCTGCGTGCTGGCCGCACCGGAGATCATCGTGGGAGCGGTAGTTGTGGCGGGTGTGGTGGTGGTGGGCTTCGCGATCTCAGAGGCGCTGGAGGCTTACGAGAAGAGGGGCCGTCCCCAGGTTCGGCCTGGTGCTGAGATGACGGAAAAGCGAAAAAAAATGACACTCATCGTCTACGCGCCTGCGCTCGTGGGCGACGACAGTCGACCTGTGGCCGTGGTTCATGGGATGGAGCGTGTGTTCCCTGGCCCGCGCCTGGGATGGACGACTTCACTGGACGGGCAGCGTACCCTCTTGGCGAATCGCGATGCATGGCTGGCCCAACAGAGGATGGACCGAGAATTTCCGCTCCTCCACAACGGCGATGAGCGTGCTTTCGTCTCGGTGTATGGAACGGAAGCGCCTGCGACCAGTTCGCCGGGCGGTCAGGCCCAGCTCGAAATACACGCAAAGCTCCCACTGAGCCCAGAAGGCATTGCAGCGGCAGCGGATGTGCTGGAGGCCGTGGCAGAAACCGCGCGCGCGTACTGGGGGCATGCTACGCCGTCCAAGGCGTCGCTGGATATCGCGCGCCAGACGAAGAATCGGCCAGACGACCTGGAGCCTCCTCCTCGCGGGCTGCCGATGATCAAGTCGCCTGGTGCCATGCGCTCGCCTGAGATTCCGCATCGCCTCGGGTGGCTAAGCTACTGGTCGGCCGCTGCGGCACGGGCCATCGGCTTTCCGGACCCCTCCCGCGACGCGGAGTTGCTGTCACGCTCACGGCGTACCGCGACGGGCGGGTGGGTCGTGCAGCTCACGGATGCGCCGCTCGACCTGGACAACCCCGCCCACCTGGACGCGCTCAAACGGGCCTACGAGCGCTTCCCGGAGATTGGCGGACGCTCCGCCTCTTGA
- a CDS encoding LysR substrate-binding domain-containing protein, with product MRTTDLSELAAFDAVARHKSFKRAGEERGVTASAISHAVSNLESRVGIRLLNRTTRSVSLTDAGAMLLSRLAPAFGDIGSAMDGLNQFRDSPFGKVRLNAPSSIAPFILGPVLGPLIASHPNLELEIVTTDRLVDIVQEGFDAGIRLGESLRDGMTAVRINPRLRFAVVGSPAYFAARPVPRTPAELKAHICFQNLYPSGMRYAWEFKKDGRTVEFQPTGPFSSDDHDLLIRAALAGGGLAYVWENRAETLIRDGALIRCLDPWCAPEDWLYLYYPARKYISAGLRAVIETMRANRLS from the coding sequence ATGCGCACGACGGATCTTTCGGAACTGGCCGCCTTCGATGCTGTTGCCCGCCACAAGAGTTTCAAGCGGGCGGGCGAGGAGCGCGGCGTCACGGCCTCGGCCATCAGCCACGCGGTCAGCAATCTGGAATCCCGCGTCGGCATCCGGCTGCTGAACCGCACGACTCGCAGCGTATCGCTCACCGACGCGGGGGCCATGCTGCTGTCGCGGCTGGCGCCGGCGTTCGGGGACATCGGCTCGGCCATGGACGGGTTGAATCAGTTCCGGGACTCGCCGTTCGGCAAGGTGCGGCTCAATGCGCCCAGTTCGATCGCGCCCTTCATCCTGGGTCCCGTGCTTGGACCCCTGATCGCCTCCCATCCCAACCTGGAGCTTGAGATCGTCACCACCGATCGACTGGTGGATATCGTCCAGGAGGGTTTCGACGCCGGCATCCGGCTGGGGGAAAGCCTGCGCGACGGCATGACGGCCGTGCGGATCAATCCCCGCCTGCGCTTCGCGGTCGTCGGCTCGCCGGCCTATTTCGCGGCTCGGCCGGTCCCGCGCACCCCCGCCGAACTGAAGGCTCACATCTGCTTTCAGAACCTCTATCCCTCGGGCATGCGCTACGCCTGGGAGTTCAAGAAGGACGGCCGGACCGTGGAGTTTCAGCCCACCGGGCCCTTCTCTTCCGACGACCACGACCTGCTGATCCGAGCGGCCTTGGCGGGCGGAGGCCTGGCCTATGTCTGGGAGAACCGGGCGGAGACGCTGATCCGCGACGGCGCACTGATCCGCTGCCTCGACCCGTGGTGCGCCCCGGAAGACTGGCTGTATCTGTACTACCCGGCCCGGAAATACATCTCCGCCGGCTTGCGGGCGGTGATCGAGACCATGCGGGCCAATCGGTTGAGCTGA
- a CDS encoding VOC family protein, with product MADFIPPAQNPGSIFADMRGHHVAVRTPSLEEAKAFYVGKLDFRVVAEWAYGDENLAYLAPPTDDHFYIEVLGGGEPAPAEVRPYTDLADSLKYRGYHHFCLNVSNVEETVEKLRGRGVTIVTEPFVLEAIRRKLAFFRDPFGNLIELAQVLS from the coding sequence ATGGCTGATTTCATCCCGCCCGCCCAGAACCCCGGCTCGATCTTCGCCGACATGCGCGGCCATCACGTCGCCGTCCGCACCCCCAGCCTGGAAGAGGCCAAGGCCTTCTACGTCGGCAAGCTGGATTTCCGCGTCGTGGCCGAATGGGCCTATGGCGACGAGAACCTGGCCTATCTGGCTCCGCCGACCGACGATCATTTCTACATCGAGGTGCTGGGCGGCGGTGAGCCGGCGCCGGCCGAAGTCCGCCCCTATACCGACCTGGCCGACAGCCTGAAGTACCGCGGCTATCATCACTTCTGCCTCAACGTCTCGAACGTCGAGGAGACGGTCGAGAAGCTGCGCGGACGCGGCGTCACCATCGTCACCGAGCCGTTCGTGCTGGAGGCCATCCGCCGCAAGCTGGCCTTCTTCCGCGACCCGTTCGGCAACCTGATCGAGCTGGCGCAGGTGCTGTCGTGA
- a CDS encoding VOC family protein, with product MRATRIMANLHVADVEAAKSFYTDYLGLRTEEFNMGWVARYTSPDTGANVQLVTRDASAPENPVISIHTDDIEGAYEEALRLGYEIVHPITTEPWGVRRFLLRAPDGNVINIVRHRD from the coding sequence ATGCGCGCCACCCGCATCATGGCAAACCTTCACGTGGCTGACGTTGAAGCAGCGAAGAGCTTCTACACCGACTACCTCGGGCTGAGGACCGAGGAGTTCAACATGGGATGGGTGGCCCGCTACACCTCTCCCGACACCGGAGCGAACGTCCAACTCGTCACGCGCGACGCGTCCGCACCCGAAAACCCGGTCATTTCCATCCACACGGATGACATCGAAGGTGCTTACGAGGAAGCTTTGCGCCTCGGCTACGAGATCGTGCACCCGATCACGACAGAACCCTGGGGTGTACGCCGGTTCCTCCTCCGAGCTCCCGACGGCAACGTCATCAACATCGTGCGCCATCGGGACTGA
- a CDS encoding ATP-binding protein, producing MARLDSLLSESLRNATPTDLIRHRIMVGAACILLLFNSLFLLWSITQRSLPLGVMASIAGLGYLVTLLLAHRTTTSTPPAMLLLVNITIGLVGSTFMDKNPVGGAHAINMMLPALAVYLVGPRMGLSITLLLFAALGLAHPFYRADNGIDTSAITLEFIWFIHVFAGIAFVGAWGLGSLHSTAREAAQLSLERTLKELRESESKLNSVIESTDDLVLSLDREGRLLTVNSGARRVYLQRAGISLEPGQLLFHHDKPEERKAWEARLAQVLQGQRLRLEQTYVEGGPRLVLDISMHPITGEDGRVVGVTLFSRDVTARREAETRLGEMHRTLVDVSRQAGMAEVATGVLHNVGNTLNSVNISTNLVTDRLRQSRVSGLARAAQLLREHTTDMASFLTADPQGQNLPAYLVAVSDQLQQERDALLQEMRSLGESVDHIKSIVSMQQKHARAAGAVEQVVVPRLIDEALRLHAVSFERLGIRIERDYAQVPPVYVDRHKLLQILINLLSNAKQALVDSTKQDKRLEIHVRRAPEEGPLLLEVVDNGVGIAPENLARMFTQGFTTKKTGHGFGLHISALAAAEMEGRLTCSSPGPEQGATFTLELPIGAGEP from the coding sequence ATGGCACGACTGGACTCCCTGCTCTCGGAGTCCCTGCGCAATGCCACGCCCACGGACCTCATCCGTCACCGGATCATGGTCGGGGCCGCCTGCATCCTCTTGCTGTTCAACTCCCTGTTCCTGCTGTGGTCCATCACCCAGCGCAGTCTCCCGCTCGGGGTCATGGCCAGCATCGCCGGCCTGGGCTACCTGGTGACACTTCTGCTGGCACACAGGACCACCACGTCCACTCCGCCCGCCATGCTCCTGTTGGTGAACATCACCATCGGGCTGGTGGGTTCCACCTTCATGGACAAGAATCCTGTCGGTGGCGCGCATGCCATCAACATGATGCTGCCCGCCCTCGCGGTGTACCTGGTGGGGCCACGCATGGGGCTGTCCATCACCCTCTTGTTGTTCGCGGCCCTGGGGTTGGCCCATCCGTTCTACCGAGCGGACAATGGCATCGACACCAGCGCCATCACCCTCGAGTTCATCTGGTTCATCCACGTCTTCGCGGGCATCGCCTTCGTGGGGGCCTGGGGCCTGGGCTCACTACACAGCACCGCGCGCGAGGCGGCGCAGCTCTCGCTCGAGCGGACGCTCAAGGAGCTGCGGGAGAGCGAGAGCAAACTCAACAGCGTCATCGAGAGCACCGACGACCTCGTGCTCTCGCTGGACCGTGAGGGACGCCTGCTCACCGTGAACTCGGGTGCCAGGCGCGTCTACCTCCAGCGCGCTGGCATCTCGCTCGAGCCGGGACAGCTGCTCTTCCATCATGACAAACCAGAGGAGCGCAAGGCCTGGGAGGCACGCCTCGCCCAGGTGCTCCAAGGCCAGCGCCTGCGCCTGGAGCAGACGTATGTGGAGGGGGGTCCCCGCCTCGTCCTGGACATCAGCATGCATCCCATTACCGGCGAGGACGGCCGGGTGGTGGGGGTGACACTCTTCAGCCGCGACGTCACCGCCCGCCGGGAAGCCGAGACCCGGCTGGGGGAGATGCACCGCACCCTGGTGGACGTCTCGCGGCAGGCGGGCATGGCCGAGGTCGCCACGGGGGTGCTCCACAACGTGGGCAACACCCTCAACAGCGTCAACATCTCCACCAACCTCGTCACCGACCGGCTCCGCCAATCACGCGTCTCGGGCCTGGCCAGGGCCGCCCAGCTCCTGCGCGAGCACACCACGGACATGGCCTCATTCCTCACCGCGGATCCGCAGGGCCAGAATCTGCCGGCCTATCTCGTCGCCGTGTCCGACCAGCTCCAGCAAGAGCGGGATGCGCTGCTCCAGGAGATGCGCTCGCTGGGAGAGAGTGTCGATCACATCAAATCCATCGTCAGCATGCAGCAGAAGCACGCGAGGGCCGCGGGGGCCGTGGAGCAGGTGGTGGTGCCGCGGCTCATCGACGAGGCGCTGCGTCTGCACGCCGTCTCCTTCGAGCGCCTGGGCATCCGCATCGAGCGCGACTACGCCCAGGTGCCTCCCGTCTACGTCGACCGGCACAAGCTGCTGCAAATCCTCATCAACCTGCTGAGCAACGCGAAGCAAGCGCTGGTGGACAGCACGAAACAGGACAAGCGGTTGGAAATCCACGTGAGGCGAGCGCCCGAGGAGGGCCCGCTGCTGCTCGAGGTGGTGGACAATGGCGTTGGTATCGCGCCGGAGAACCTGGCGCGGATGTTCACCCAGGGCTTCACCACCAAGAAGACGGGACACGGCTTCGGCCTGCACATCAGCGCCCTGGCCGCCGCCGAGATGGAGGGACGGCTGACCTGCTCCAGTCCTGGCCCCGAGCAGGGCGCCACCTTCACGCTCGAACTGCCGATCGGCGCTGGGGAGCCGTAG